The following are from one region of the Raphanus sativus cultivar WK10039 unplaced genomic scaffold, ASM80110v3 Scaffold1830, whole genome shotgun sequence genome:
- the LOC130504851 gene encoding uncharacterized protein LOC130504851 — MLTDRGRRVSICIGTLDYGHRKFRGNGCYGGFVDRSSERCREWSPSSASRILRISSPTTSPPSATSPVSLNCSYSNNGSAGGYIEHRVSKFDTLAGIAIKYGVEVADITKLNGLVTDLQMFALKSLRIPLPGRHPPSPCLSNSSFSHGEDCSEQVSSCNGNLQDVFDPFQSLRETKKISPAMDSLQGYYGLKPTNRRASEASHLQDNDQYLKPFPATSTPLNQHRKSRSLVDAVIAEVNQSSSNGYNKEVDSADKPIRRRQKSEADFISRTPEPLLKKESRSSSSGVFSAIAGKGLALRPKAAASRTNSPADTNGNTNPVPINLMDAPLGDSFSSVRKSFSASILQEPVNKGGSSSSSLWTSSKWTLKADLLQQAAMARSIFDGLPKPLTGRRNKKAM; from the exons ATGCTAACGGATCGAGGGAGGCGAGTTTCTATCTGTATTGGGACTCTTGACTATGGCCACCGAAAATTCCGTGGTAACGGTTGTTACGGCGGTTTCGTTGACCGATCGTCGGAGAGATGCCGCGAATGGAGTCCTTCATCAGCTTCGAGAATTCTCCGTATCTCCTCTCCCACCACGTCTCCACCGTCGGCGACTTCTCCCGTCTCCCTGAATTGCTCCTACTCTAACAACGGCTCCGCTGGCGGCTATATCGAGCATCGTGTCTCCAAGTTCGATACTCTAGCCGGCATTGCCATCAAGTACGGTGTCGAG GTAGCAGATATTACGAAGCTAAATGGACTTGTAACTGACCTTCAGATGTTTGCTCTCAAGTCTCTCCGGATTCCATTACCTGGGAGGCATCCTCCTTCTCCCTGCTTATCTAACTCCTCCTTCAGCCACGG AGAGGATTGCTCTGAGCAAGTTTCATCATGCAACGGCAACCTCCAAGATGTGTTTGACCCCTTCCAGTCATTGCGGGAGACGAAGAAGATCTCTCCAGCCATGGACTCCCTGCAAGGTTACTACGGTCTGAAACCAACGAACAGGAGAGCTTCCGAAGCTTCTCATCTCCAAGACAATGATCAGTACCTCAAACCGTTCCCAGCCACCAGTACTCCTTTAAACCAGCACAGAAAATCCAGAAGCTTGGTTGATGCAGTTATCGCCGAGGTCAACCAATCATCATCCAACGGGTACAACAAGGAAGTGGATTCCGCTGATAAGCCAATCAGAAGACGCCAAAAATCTGAAGCTGATTTCATTTCGAGAACACCAGAACCGCTTCTGAAGAAGGAGAGCAGAAGCAGCAGCAGTGGCGTGTTTTCTGCAATAGCCGGGAAAGGTTTAGCACTTAGACCCAAAGCAGCAGCGAGCAGAACTAACTCGCCAGCAGATACTAATGGTAATACCAATCCAGTACCAATCAATCTGATGGATGCTCCTTTGGGAGACAGCTTCTCAAGCGTGAGGAAATCGTTTAGCGCCTCTATTCTGCAAGAACCGGTCAACAAGGGTGGTTCGTCATCATCATCGCTATGGACAAGCTCCAAGTGGACACTGAAAGCAGATTTGCTCCAACAAGCAGCCATGGCAAGGTCTATCTTTGACGGATTGCCTAAGCCTCTAACTGGTCGGAGAAACAAAAAGGCTATGTAG